The following are encoded in a window of Maylandia zebra isolate NMK-2024a linkage group LG5, Mzebra_GT3a, whole genome shotgun sequence genomic DNA:
- the si:ch1073-335m2.2 gene encoding msx2-interacting protein isoform X3, with product MREYVKRFCLGLSHSDHLDFIWISFGNFFSKSSSESRERAYDHSPYGHHDRSGTFDRQRHYNADYYRDRSVFTAAGPGSSSVGGSFEASDPHFDSRIRDPFTLTNSSRRDLYRDDRGRRVDRTYHHRRSRSSHSSQSRHPSPQRTTGQPLKTPHSPKKAPLSPGRGPRSRSHSRSSSSDSVSSTSSTGSGSDSNSSSSDGSQARSVQSSATHAPPQSSMALDSEEPRRSFGIKVQNLPVRSTDTSLKDGLFHEFKKHGKVTSVQIHGTSEDRYGLVFFRQQEDQEKALSVSKGKLFFGMLIEVTAWNGPETESENEFRPLDGRIDEFHPKATRTLFIGNLEKTTSYQQLLDIFQRFGEIVDIDIKKVNGVPQYAFVQYSDIASVCKAIKKMDGEYLGANRLKLGFGKSMPTTCVWLDGLSANITEQYLTRHFCRYGHVVKVVFDRLKGMALILYNNTDFAQTAVRETKGWKIGGNKIKVDFASQESQMAFYRSMQASGQDIRDFYEIPPERREDRRAPYHEFAAERAYYENIRTPGLYTEDTRREYAARSRDRFPELEHYQGDHFDPRYHEDPRDYRDYRDPFEQDIRKYTYIQRERERERERFEADRSRWSPSHPRRPISPTVSPSASERVPRDSERRVYSQSSERSDSVSSVSPPHFDKSEKTLLEHPSKSEKSSQSDRLSGTEKPKRAKRKEKGDKAEKIKSRKAKGQSPSNPLPETEPETGFDGGSGRGRGSDQDVHEKQKCKGDGDLLTSTLLAKSERSDMSKSDGSDLDGRNRLKKHVKSETDGKDSAVDLDRRAARKRRFGDSGAGRTARQKRSRHEEEDGNQSSDFGAGTTYLKEMDTDKHKDSQRKDSRPKNEKSGTPKDGQEDLKVQREKSEGSLDPLESKQHLGHPSSRRFSQEGIADQNSTREPDHHTSVKIGQNSEINKSAKNKEDHIDIDTSQSYRKQMEQNRRLHQQQQQRESEKTDKPASPQGTETEDLEHRSLVHEVGKPPEDVTDNFPSHKLKKPDQIDSESGIKRERVYRSFKQKSEDLDWTTSSPPGHFSNRPDEDFADPPQKELSRNDEKSQSDLELLVKRTHNTQVNKTGTPLLIVEDEKQKRWESRIKQGLLPDLNFSQNINKNIHNRKRLEYAICHDLEPGEVRSDSEEDREPKPHSPVPSTSMPFSERPRADRFSDPKQAQLEKNKFYSFALDQTITPDTKALLERAKSLSSSREDNWSFLDYDSHFVNLRNRKDTEKVEAAPRPTPSWYMKKKKTRIGSEDKLDDRKEEPKPEEQERRELFASRFLHSAVFELDSRRLQHLERKHEEPEQNSQQAAGDGELDSGPVVLFHSRFLELTRLQQQKNKTQQLQEAKEDTMPTNENKVEKAPVQEQQPLQSPETTETTTEAEIKPITPAENVVPEPKLEPASVTQTVIKDVPPPDDICVLLNPPHDPCPPVSVKKEQETDQEHVVSMQHPPIETSDSLPVPITASESNYSANRERHSPSEAKLDIVIEDVKPTFTELCHESHNELVSNSEPELNPEAKQPEVPVASSPVQPSLVEQLEVFKKETPSTCKLGSENEGDIKSQAGKVQVPVDSERNDEPVLSQKENKTKEIKNKKYKSLAQVASVPVASAPGTEKQATRKSERIDREKLKRGSSPRGESRSTGKSPIHGSDPDTSEHSIPVSRARRRNVKSVYATPVEDDTPVRSGKDVAESPRSARKRGTDKDAIQQNTEPDPPTPTHANKRGRPPKNRRQGDDTATAKVEKSKLDGKDTDSNESESGERIPRMSKGRTPPYDTKGSSNQMPTSLGSGSTRKGDKTEAADDNGQENDFTYEDTSPLQESSVSGKEDPSLKIDEKKEEMVKQGIELAKGKDVLHEKVYDDKSNGKEADASNLEEKTMSEKEKTLRGKAGNSKSPVLKNLKIRLHATEVKDLLQLGEEEPGTPEDSSKSLRHGDHSEQVLKCTNANKGGSSNEDNENAASDQKELLGASKNVISQELELEQAVENIAKLTDPTFPTEPTPPVPHTDVKSDPEEEKTSNPASESELMAAIDSITQAPPANLDVVSEPEIQDLVQHIKEDETNTSSVQEEPAFPNTPKKGPKGRPRTPKRFPKGQKQLRKDLKDGHSLTEESATPLADSTASDAKVFSETPAAAATTAVITPATWKTEPETSAVKATDVNAETESSSEEHIQHFKSVYPQSKSPICTKPQHLPSECNSPSLSPRANNPNVRPPQTSRNPVSPPDWRHHSKDTSASSLPIMPLPTKENQPLPSESENKDIDHGTSDLRQILKKHTTSSQTGSSSVSSNLPNLRDQNLSESNSQLTAIVSNKSSLSDSKISVHSAPPIVRPPQTTPETKSVISVIASTATSVISRICNPSEPEDKVNMNIVDIPIAKPSYRPSKDDAGSYPVLPAGDEGGSATRFIIESPTLSTGSCPGLRVNTSEGVVVLSHSGQKTEGPQRISAKISQIPSATPSEMESQQLVSIPKQDLYSQPGLQKGPSSQMDHGHPSKHQSGLSSIKQENTGLEKMDSAYQSGPQGVVKRLPPSNQQVIGYHQDYMPLKHPKKMDSADPHGTDGTKPPWTSAISPAISPHLPSPPGNHVGFSDRTPSHLGGVKQEPRSPRKSGHAHSPFVSSPIGSSSPKGIPVMLSTSHPAMQQFIAGVHHPEQSVIMPPHSVPGGLGRMSPHCVTQSIQVGHLVQGDVRVNTPPLSVMSYGMHSESLSSSWSSAMQPRPTSPQAVGRDKVLKVNPGSLRSHESSPAQLKLDTLQPDPRGSLRSSGHLDKTYIAQRDMRVLLHQQGDRSTADSHSGHIQETSLSPRAHALSKGVSDKDITKSLEAKRPHSPLPKDGMMGIRQSGQAMASPHRVQLMPPGPSGSFTDYPGMYSNPRGIHSQMPEASAVGLTQPPMNVTPAAGADHQAKDGKMTQPVNMVQLLTKYPIVWQGLLALKNDTAAVQLHFVCGNKALAHRSLPLQEGGALLRIVQRMRLEASQLESVARRMTGDTDYCLLLALPCGRDQDDVLNQTQALKAAFINYLQTKLAAGIINIPNPGSNQPAYVLQIFPPCEFSESHLSQLAPDLLNRISSISPHLMIVITSV from the exons ATGCGAGAATACGTGAAGCGTTTTTGCCTAGGTCTCTCACATTCTGACCACCTAGATTTTATTTGGATTAGTTTCGGTAACTTCTTTTCTAAAAG TAGCTCAGAAAGCCGTGAACGTGCATATGATCACAGCCCATATGGACATCATGACCGCAGTGGTACTTTTGACAGACAGCGTCACTACAACGCCGATTATTACCGCGATCGCTCTGTGTTTACTGCTGCTGGCCCAGGCAGCAGTTCTGTTGGGGGAAGCTTTGAGGCGTCAGACCCACACTTTGACTCTAGAATCCGAGACCCTTTTACTCTTACTAACTCTTCACGACGTGACCTGTACCGAGATGACAGAGGACGGCGTGTCGATCGGACTTACCATCACCGTCGGAGTCGATCGTCTCACTCCTCACAGTCAAGGCATCCCTCCCCTCAGCGTACCACGGGGCAACCCCTCAAAACTCCTCATTCCCCTAAAAAAGCACCTTTGTCCCCTGGGAGAGGCCCGAGATCTCGATCTCACAGCAGATCTTCAAGCTCTGATTCAGTCAGCAGCACAAGCAGCACAGGCAGTGGCAG TGATTCAAACAGCAGCTCAAGTGATGGATCGCAGGCTCGTTCTGTTCAGTCATCAGCTACACACGCACCACCTCAGTCCTCTATGGCGCTTGACTCTGAAGAGCCCCGTAGGAGCTTTGGCATTAAAGTGCAAAATCTACCAGTACGCTCAACAG ACACGAGTTTGAAAGATGGACTTTTCCATGAATTCAAGAAACATGGGAAAGTGACTTCAGTTCAGATCCATGGAACATCAGAAGACCGCTATGGGTTGGTATTCTTCAGACAGCAAGAGGATCAAGAAAAAGCCCTTAGTGTCTCCAAAGGAAAGCTGTTTTTCGGCATGCTTATTGAAGTCACTGCCTGGAATGGACCAG AAACAGAAAGTGAAAATGAGTTCAGGCCTTTGGATGGGCGAATAGATGAATTCCATCCAAAGGCCACAAGGACACTGTTTATAGGGAACCTGGAGAAGACCACCAGTTACCAACAGCTTCTCGACATTTTCCAACGCTTTGGTGAAATTGTG GACATTGACATCAAGAAAGTAAATGGAGTTCCCCAGTATGCCTTTGTCCAGTATTCTGATATTGCCAGTGTTTGCAAGGCTataaagaagatggatggagagtATCTGGGAGCCAACAGACTAAAG CTCGGTTTTGGAAAGAGTATGCCTACAACATGTGTTTGGCTTGATGGGTTATCAGCCAATATTACAGAGCAATACCTCACGCGGCATTTCTGCCGCTACGGACATGTAGTTAAG gtGGTGTTTGATAGATTGAAGGGGATGGCTCTCATCTTGTACAACAACACCGACTTTGCTCAGACAGCTGTAAGAGAGACCAAAGGTTGGAAGATTGGtggcaataaaataaag GTGGATTTTGCAAGTCAAGAGAGTCAGATGGCTTTCTACCGATCCATGCAGGCATCTGGACAAGACATTAGAGACTTCTATGAAATCCCTCCTGAACGACG AGAGGATCGCAGAGCTCCGTATCATGAATTTGCAGCAGAAAGGGCTTACTATGAGAATATACGAACCCCTGGCCTCTATACAGAGGACACTCGAAGAGAGTATGCTGCCCGCAGCAGAGACCGGTTTCCTGAACTTGAACATTATCAAGGGGATCATTTTGACCCACGCTATCATGAAGACCCTAGAGACTACAGGGATTACAGAGACCCCTTTGAGCAAGACATCCGGAAGTACACATATATTCAAAGGGAACGAGAAAGGGAGCGAGAACGTTTTGAAGCTGATCGCAGCAGGTGGAGCCCTTCCCATCCAAGGCGACCTATTAGTCCAACAGTATCACCTTCAGCATCTGAGCGGGTTCCTAGAGACTCAGAACGACGAGTTTACAGCCAGTCATCTGAACGAAGTGACAGCGTGAGTTCAGTGTCACCACCACATTTTGATAAATCTGAAAAGACCCTGCTAGAACATCCCTCCAAGAGCGAGAAGAGCAGTCAGTCGGATCGTTTATCTGGAACTGAGAAACCCAAACGTGCAAAACGGAAAGAGAAAGGCGACAAAGCTGAAAAGATCAAATCAAGAAAAGCAAAGGGGCAATCCCCATCAAATCCACTACCTGAAACAGAGCCTGAGACTGGTTTTGATGGAGGGTCTGGAAGGGGAAGAGGATCAGACCAGGATGTccatgaaaaacagaaatgtaaagGGGATGGCGACCTTCTTACTAGTACTCTGTTAGCAAAAAGTGAACGATCTGACATGAGTAAAAGTGATGGTTCAGACTTGGATGGAAGGAATCGACTCAAAAAGCATGTTAAGTCTGAAACTGATGGAAAAGATTCTGCAGTAGATTTGGATCGCCGTGCTGCAAGAAAAAGGCGTTTTGGTGACTCTGGAGCAGGAAGGACTGCTCGTCAGAAGAGAAGCAggcatgaggaggaggatggtaATCAGTCTTCTGACTTTGGTGCAGGTACAACATATTTGAAAGAAATGgatacagacaaacacaaagattCCCAGAGGAAAGATTCAAGacctaaaaatgaaaaaagtggAACTCCAAAAGATGGTCAAGAGGACCTTAAAGTACAAAGAGAGAAATCAGAGGGATCTTTGGACCCACTGGAGTCCAAACAACATCTAGGGCACCCTTCCTCCAGACGATTTTCACAAGAGGGTATTGCAGACCAAAACAGTACAAGAGAACCAGACCACCATACTTCTGTAAAAATTGGTCAAAATTCTGAAATTAACAAAAGTGCCAAGAATAAAGAAGACCACATTGACATTGATACCTCTCAAAGTTATCGCAAACAGATGGAGCAAAACAGACGtttgcatcagcagcagcaacagcgcGAGTCTGAGAAAACTGACAAACCAGCTAGTCCCCAAGGAACTGAAACAGAGGACTTGGAGCATCGGAGCCTCGTGCATGAAGTTGGTAAACCCCCTGAGGATGTCACAGATAATTTTCCGTCCCACAAATTAAAGAAACCAGACCAGATTGACTCCGAGTCAGGGATAAAGAGAGAGCGTGTGTACAGGAGctttaaacaaaaaagtgaagATCTAGACTGGACCACCAGCTCCCCTCCAGGACATTTCTCGAATCGTCCAGATGAGGACTTTGCAGATCCTCCTCAGAAAGAGTTGAGCCGAAATGATGAAAAATCTCAATCAGATCTGGAGTTATTAGTCAAAAGGACACATAACACACAAGTTAACAAGACAGGCACTCCTTTACTCATTGTGGAGGACGAGAAACAAAAGAGATGGGAAAGCAGAATTAAACAAGGCTTGTTACCTGATCTGAACTTttctcaaaatataaataaaaacattcacaaTCGCAAACGTTTGGAGTACGCTATTTGTCATGACTTGGAGCCTGGGGAAGTACGATCCGACTCCGaagaggacagagagcccaAACCCCACTCTCCTGTGCCCTCCACATCTATGCCTTTTTCTGAAAGACCAAGAGCTGACAGATTTTCAGACCCTAAACAAGCACAGCTTGAGAAGAATAAATTCTACTCCTTTGCACTTGACCAGACTATCACACCTGACACAAAGGCTCTGCTTGAGCGTGCAAAATCTCTGTCATCTTCCAGAGAAGATAACTGGTCATTTTTAGACTACGATTCTCATTTTGTAAACTTGCGTAACAGAAAAGACACTGAAAAGGTGGAAGCAGCACCAAGACCAACACCTTCCTGgtatatgaaaaagaaaaagactcgAATTGGATCGGAAGATAAACTTGATGACAGGAAAGAGGAACCTAAGCCAGAGGAACAAGAACGCAGGGAGCTATTTGCCTCCCGATTCCTTCACAGCGCTGTCTTTGAGCTGGACTCGAGACGACTTCAGCACCTGGAACGCAAGCATGAGGAACCTGAGCAAAACAGTCAGCAAGCAGCAGGAGATGGTGAACTTGACTCAGGGCCTGTTGTCCTTTTCCATAGTCGTTTTTTGGAACTAACACGACTAcagcaacagaaaaataaaactcagcAGCTACAGGAGGCAAAAGAAGACACTATGcccacaaatgaaaacaaagtagAAAAAGCTCCTGTTCAAGAGCAACAACCTCTGCAGTCACCTGAAACAACAGAAACTACCACAGAGGCAGAAATTAAACCAATTACCCCTGCTGAAAATGTAGTTCCTGAACCCAAACTCGAACCAGCGTCTGTCACTCAAACTGTGATCAAAGACGTTCCTCCACCTGATGACATATGTGTTTTACTAAACCCACCCCATGATCCATGTCCCCCTGTGTCTGTCAAAAAGGAACAAGAAACGGATCAGGAACATGTTGTTTCCATGCAGCACCCACCAATTGAGACGTCAGATTCTCTGCCTGTACCCATTACAGCATCTGAATCCAACTATTCAGCGAATAGAGAGAGACATTCTCCGTCTGAGGCAAAGCTGGATATTGTTATTGAGGATGTAAAACCTACATTCACAGAACTTTGCCACGAGTCTCACAATGAGCTTGTTAGCAATTCTGAACCAGAGCTGAATCCTGAGGCAAAACAACCAGAAGTACCTGTAGCCAGTAGTCCAGTACAGCCTAGTCTTGTTGAGCAGTTGGAAGTATTCAAGAAAGAGACTCCATCCACTTGTAAATTAGGATCAGAGAATGAAGGTGACATAAAATCTCAAGCTGGTAAAGTACAGGTACCAGTTGACAGTGAAAGAAATGATGAACCAGTCTTAtctcagaaagaaaataaaacaaaagaaataaaaaataagaagtATAAGTCTCTTGCACAAGTTGCTTCTGTTCCTGTAGCGTCTGCACCAGGTACTGAGAAACAAGCAACACGCAAGAGTGAGCGCATTGACAGAGAGAAGCTGAAACGTGGCTCATCCCCGAGAGGTGAGTCGAGGTCCACAGGCAAATCTCCAATCCATGGATCAGATCCCGATACCTCTGAGCACAGCATACCAGTAAGCAGAGCAAGACGAAGAAATGTTAAATCAGTCTATGCCACCCCAGTTGAAGATGATACACCAGTTCGTTCCGGAAAGGATGTTGCAGAGTCGCCACGCTCTGCCCGAAAACGTGGTACAGACAAAGATGCCATACAACAAAATACTGAACCAGATCCACCAACTCCAACACATGCAAATAAACGTGGTCGGCCTCCCAAGAATCGCAGGCAAGGTGATGATACTGCAACTGCTAAAGTAGAAAAATCTAAACTGGATGGTAAAGACACGGATTCAAATGAATCAGAAAGTGGTGAACGTATTCCAAGAATGTCAAAAGGGAGAACGCCACCGTATGACACAAAGGGTTCATCAAATCAGATGCCCACATCACTAGGATCTGGATCAACAAGGAAGGGGGACAAAACTGAGGCAGCTGATGATAATGGTCAGGAAAATGATTTCACGTATGAAGATACCTCGCCTTTGCAAGAGTCATCAGTTTCAGGTAAAGAAGATCCATCGCTGAAAATTgatgaaaagaaagaggagatgGTCAAACAAGGCATAGAATTGGCCAAAGGTAAAGATGTTCTCCATGAAAAGGTATATGATGacaaatcaaatggaaaagaggCAGATGCCTCCAACCTGGAAGAGAAAACCatgtcagaaaaagagaaaactctTAGAGGAAAAGCAGGGAATTCCAAGTCACCAGTCCTCAAGAACCTCAAAATCAGACTGCATGCAACAGAGGTGAAAGACCTTCTTCAGTTAGGAGAAGAAGAGCCTGGGACTCCAGAAGACTCGTCAAAAAGTCTTAGACATGGTGACCACAGTGAACAGGTTTTAAAGTGCACAAATGCTAACAAAGGAGGCTCCAGCAATGAAGACAATGAAAATGCAGCTTCAGACCAAAAGGAGCTCCTGGGAGCatcaaaaaatgtaatttcacaGGAGCTGGAACTGGAGCAAGCTGTGGAGAACATTGCTAAACTAACAGATCCAACCTTTCCAACAGAACCAACACCGCCTGTCCCTCATACAGATGTAAAAAGTGACccagaggaagaaaaaacatctAATCCTGCCAGTGAGTCAGAACTGATGGCTGCTATTGATTCAATAACCCAGGCACCTCCAGCAAATCTAGATGTAGTCTCAGAACCTGAGATTCAAGACTTGGTTCAGCACATCAAGGAAGATGAAACAAATACATCTTCTGTCCAGGAGGAACCCGCTTTCCCAAACACACCCAAAAAGGGCCCCAAGGGAAGACCTAGAACACCTAAACGTTTTCCTAAAGGCCAGAAACAATTAAGAAAGGATTTGAAAGATGGACATTCGTTAACTGAGGAATCGGCAACCCCATTAGCAGATAGTACAGCTTCTGATGCAAAGGTTTTTTCTGAGacacctgctgctgcagcaACTACTGCAGTTATTACTCCTGCTACTTGGAAGACAGAGCCTGAAACCTCAGCAGTCAAAGCTACAGATGTAAACGCAGAGACAGAGTCATCTTCAGAAGAACACATCCAGCATTTCAAGTCTGTTTACCCGCAATCCAAGAGTCCAATATGCACAAAGCCACAGCACTTGCCATCTGAATGCAACTCTCCTTCTCTGTCACCACGAGCTAACAACCCAAATGTCAGACCCCCTCAAACAAGCAGAAATCCTGTTTCTCCACCAGACTGGCGCCATCATTCTAAAGATACCAGTGCCTCTTCCTTACCAATCATGCCATTACCAACCAAGGAAAACCAGCCTTTACCATCAGAGTCTGAAAACAAGGATATTGATCATGGCACAAGTGACTTGAGACAGATTTTAAAGAAACATACAACTAGTTCACAGACAGGCAGCAGCTCTGTTTCAAGTAATCTGCCAAACCTTCGAGATCAGAACCTATCTGAAAGTAATTCTCAGCTCACAGCCATTGTGTCAAATAAGTCATCACTGTCTGATAGTAAAATATCAGTGCATTCTGCCCCACCTATTGTTAGACCTCCACAAACGACTCCTGAGACAAAGTCTGTGATCTCTGTTATTGCATCCACTGCCACATCTGTTATCAGCCGTATTTGCAATCCTTCTGAGCCTGAGGATAAGGTGAACATGAACATTGTTGACATTCCTATAGCCAAACCAAGTTATAGGCCCAGCAAAGATGATGCTGGGTCATATCCTGTGCTGCCTGCTGGTGATGAAGGAGGAAGTGCCACACGCTTCATTATTGAGAGCCCCACTCTTAGCACTGGATCTTGCCCAGGTCTGAGAGTAAATACATCTGAAGGAGTGGTGGTATTGAGCCATTCTGGTCAAAAAACAGAGGGACCCCAGCGAATTAGTGCAAAGATAAGTCAGATCCCATCAGCAACACCAAGTGAGATGGAATCTCAGCAACTGGTATCCATACCCAAGCAGGATTTGTATTCCCAGCCAGGGCTTCAAAAAGGGCCTTCATCACAGATGGATCATGGGCATCCCAGTAAACACCAGTCAGGATTGTCTTCaatcaaacaagaaaacactggtTTGGAAAAGATGGATTCCGCTTACCAATCTGGACCTCAAGGAGTAGTGAAGCGTCTGCCACCAAGCAACCAGCAGGTAATAGGTTACCATCAAGATTACATGCCTttaaaacatccaaagaaaatgGATAGTGCTGATCCTCATGGTACAGATGGAACCAAACCGCCTTGGACCTCTGCCATAAGCCCTGCAATAAGCCCCCATTTACCCTCTCCACCTGGAAACCACGTAGGTTTTAGTGATAGAACTCCTTCACATCTCGGTGGGGTCAAGCAGGAACCACGGTCCCCACGTAAGTCAGGGCACGCACACTCTCCATTTGTGTCTTCACCCATTGGTTCCTCATCACCCAAGGGTATTCCAGTTATGTTATCCACTAGCCATCCTGCCATGCAACAGTTTATTGCTGGCGTGCATCATCCCGAGCAGTCTGTTATCATGCCACCTCATAGTGTGCCTGGAGGCTTGGGACGAATGTCTCCACATTGTGTTACTCAGTCAATTCAAGTGGGGCATCTGGTCCAGGGAGATGTCAGAGTCAATACTCCACCTCTTTCTGTGATGAGCTACGGCATGCACAGTGAGTCGCTCAGCTCCTCTTGGTCTAGTGCCATGCAGCCACGGCCTACCTCACCTCAGGCTGTTGGCAGAGACAAGGTTCTCAAAGTAAACCCAGGTTCTTTGAGGAGTCATGAGTCATCTCCTGCACagctgaagctggacactctgcaGCCCGATCCTCGTGGGAGTTTGCGGAGTAGTGGCCATTTGGACAAAACATACatagcacagagagacatgcgTGTTCTTTTGCATCAACAGGGGGATCGTTCAACCGCAGACTCTCATTCTGGACACATTCAGGAGACCTCTCTATCTCCAAGAGCACATGCTTTGTCTAAAGGTGTGTCCGATAAGGATATAACAAAGTCTTTAGAGGCAAAGAGGCCCCACTCTCCACTTCCTAAGGATGGAATGATGGGAATCAGACAATCCGGACAAGCAATGGCATCTCCCCACAGGGTTCAGCTGATGCCACCTGGACCTAGTGGTTCATTCACAGACTACCCGGGGATGTACTCAAACCCGAGAGGAATCCATTCTCAAATGCCAGAAGCGTCTGCTGTTGGACTTACCCAGCCGCCAATGAATGTCACACCTGCTGCG GGTGCGGACCACCAGGCAAAAGATGGCAAGATGACACAGCCTGTTAATATGGTGCAGTTACTCACG AAATACCCTATTGTGTGGCAAGGGTTGCTTGCACTTAAAAACGACACCGCTGCAGTCCAGCTGCATTTCGTCTGTGGCAACAAAGCTTTGGCTCATCGATCACTGCCCCTACAAGAAGGAGGTGCACTGCTTAGGATTGTCCAGAGGATGAGACTGGAGGCTTCACAACTGGAGAGTGTAGCCAGAAGAATGACT GGAGACACCGACTACTGTCTCCTCCTTGCTCTGCCTTGTGGACGAGATCAAGATGACGTCCTGAACCAGACCCAAGCTCTTAAGGCAGCGTTCATCAATTACTTGCAGACAAAGTTGGCTGCTGGTATTATCAACATCCCCAACCCAGGTTCCAATCAG CCCGCCTATGTGCTTCAGATTTTCCCTCCGTGCGAGTTTTCAGAGAGCCACTTATCCCAGCTCGCCCCCGACCTTCTCAACAGGATTTCAAGCATCTCGCCACATCTCATGATAGTCATCACCTCTGTGTGA